The genome window GCCATGCAGcaaacacagattaaaaaaaaaaaaaaaggtagaaaagacAGAGAGGTTTGTGGGTCAAGTGTATTCATGAGAGAAAGGAGTCAGTGGATGTAGGTTTCCTTCACTGGGCTGCAGAAAAACATTCAAATGAGCCTGTCCCTTTATACTGCTGCAGAAGGTAAGATGACTGActtactgaaattatttcatttacttCAACTACAGTAACATAATTTTGCTCCGAAAATTTTCCCTAGCACTGTCTAATCCTTTTATCAATTGTATCTGGTCATGCAGGGCTGATGAGATATTCTCTTGCCAATGTGGCATTTTTTTGTGCTCTGTGCCTTTTGACAATGGTCAACAatgttttaatgtaaaaattttTCTAAACATTACAAGATAGAAGGATGCCTTTGATGGGTTGTCTTCCATTTTGAAATAGGCATTTCAGATTAAGCTTTAAATATCAAATAAGAATATTTTGCAAACTGAAAGGAACCAAGTATCCTATGAAAATGGATCTATTTACAGTGAAAATTACTTCTTGAAAGGCATTTTCGAAAGATACCTGGAAGCTAAAACTGAATTAGCCTTTGTGAGAAGTGATTTTAGTCTTGGACTTTAGAATAGATTGAGAATTTTTCCCATGCTTTGAGATGAAAAAGAACTATTAGGAGGGgctaaaataacaaagaaaggatttttcttgTTGCTGAGATAAAATCAAATCATTTAAAGATATCATTACCTTGTAAATGAAATTATCTGcagtaattttcaaaatatcttgATTAAAACTGATGAATAAGCAATATAAATCTGTAATAGCCATAGACATAACAGCCCCTAACAATACTAGACTTTGCACTCCTAATGAATTTGGACTATCACAATAATATGTATATAAAGCATTTTTACTGTTGTCAGTTCCTGTAGTTTTTAGGAGCAGCAGGCTCCATTCAGAGCCTATTAAGAAGGATTTTTCAGCCTTGTTTGCATCAGTATAGAGAAGTCCTGGGGTTTCACTCTTCTTGATGCATTTTACCTCTGAAGGGCCCCTGGATAAATATGACCCATAACTGGAAGGAGAGCCTCCACTTTTGCACATCCTCTTGCTCTGTGTTCTGCTTCCAGCCATATCAACCTTCTTTTCTCCACAGTGTCCCAGTTCCAGCGGAAGAGATGGTGCCTGTGTCAACCCTTTCTACTCTTGTCCACAGTAATACACAGACTAGTGTGGGGGCACCCTGCAAAGAAGCTAGAGTTTTAGTTTTGAATCTTCTCAGATTTAGGAGGGAGTTGATTCCTGGTCTCTCGCACCCTGAGACGTGTCCTCCCTCCCTGTAACTAGTCTTTTGCAAACCGTGAGCCCCCTCAAATCTGACACTGAATTTTGTAGAAGCTTCTGTGGAGAAGAAATACGCAGGTTCTGCATTGCAAGTGTTTCAAGATGCTTCCCTGCAGCATTGCTGCTGGCTCTTAAGTACTAGGGAAAGATGGGAGCTCAGGCTCAGCCCTGTGTTTGGCATTGCCTGTTGCAGTGCTCGGCAGGTCTTCCTGCTTGGCAGAGGTGGGTTGCCAGCTTATCTTTCCACACCTACCTCTTTTAAGCATGCATAAAGCCCTGAATCTGCAGTTTGGATTCCACTACAAGAGCAAGGTAACTAAACTATCAGTGGTTCAGGCACTCTTTGTGTGCTGAAATAAATTGTGAGAACAGTTCTCTTGAAGCTCCATGGGTGCCATTGTGTATGTGCATAGGTGCACACAGCCTACCTTCAGTCCTGACCAGCCTCAGGGCAGTCTGAAACATGGATCATCTTCCTTTTGCCGCACAATGATACATACTGGAGCTACTAATATTGCCAttgatgaatattttttcttcctttttgtggCTGATTGAGGCTGAATGGGTTGATACTTCTTTAGCCAGGCAGAAGAAATACATGTCATTACATTACATGACGCTTGCTGCCATGTTGATGCAGAAAGCACAGGGAGCTTTTTATAAAGCCATAGATGTTGTCTTGTCATGGTGTGCTATAGAAAGAAGCTTAAAACTTATTCGCCAGGAAAGAACCTTAGAGCTCTTATAGATGGAATTGGTTTAGATAAAAATTGCTTTCCAAGACTTGGATAATGGTAGTTACAGCTGCATTCATGAGGCATCTTGTTTCTAGGTCACACACAGAGATCTGGTTAATCTCTGTTGGGCTGCCTGTGTTAAAACCTTGCTTTCTGACTGAGTGTTTTGGATCTGAGAGGAAAGTTTTGGAGGCTCCAGGGAAGTGCTTTAAGTTGCAATTGCCTAGAGAAAGGACAGGGACCGGGCATGGGCTTGTTCCTGACACTAGTAGGAAATGCAACAGGatagctgcagctgctgaaggcACCCTGTGAGTATAGTGTTAATCAAACTGCTGGTtgtcatacacagaaaacgAGCTTAAACATATTTTCTCTAGTACTAGCTGTTTCGTTTTTCATAACTTTATTCACAGTGAGAGGGCAACTTAGCTGACACAAGTTCTCAATTCTCCCCTTTAGGTTTGCATGGATTGGATGGTAGGACAATAATTTCTATTGGGCTGTATTCTTTGTcttacaaaaccaaacccaagctCCCCCTCCCTGTAGCTGTCAGTAGCTGGTGTAGTTCTGAGATGATTATGTGATTATCTGCAATGCTACAGTGGCGGGTGAATAAAGCTGTCATTCCAAAGCACTGACAAACACTGAGGTGGGAGCTAGTTCACCCACGGAAACATGACACAACAGCATAAAATATAGGACTTAGAGAGATTGCTGTGGGCAGCTTTTGGTGGCCTTTGTCAGGAAAAAAGGTATTTGgggaagggtttttttggttgtctAAATGTTACTTATTtacaaggaaaagaaggaattgGGGAATTTTGAAACATACAATAAGAAATAAATCCACCATTGACCAaagtagtttgttttttaactaaaggccttttttaaatttacactTTCAAGTAGTTCACCTGATGACTGTGGCGGTTACAGCTGTGTTGGGATGCTTTCTAAATACAGTCCGTCAGCTATGTAATAGCTTTAAGCATCAGTGCAAGTTGTGAGATGTGGTTTGTGTACAACACGTATTCCTCTAAATAATGAGAGTATAGTTTTGAAATGCACTTATTGCGACCGTTGGTTTCCAGTGTTCATAAACACTGTAGGAAACACCGCATATGTGGCCCACGTGTTAAAATGCACAGCTGCCTTATTCCTCCATCCTGCATTAACCTGTAGCCTGGCTGATTTCATCTACTCTGCAGTATGAGGCAGTGGCTGTTGTTGTTGCATGTGTCCATCCTGTCTTGTCTTttctttgtctgtctgtcctgcagtttttgtctgtgtgtgtctatTTGTAGATGAAGGGGCGGAGGATAAGGTGGGACCGCTCCAGCACTGCCCGGGCTGTGGGCCCACTGCCAGCAGGGAGTGGCGTAAACACCTGGCCCCCTCCATTTCAGTGTCTGTGCCTGATGATGAGCCCTACAATTCAGACGAGGAGTACTATGAACACCCTTTGTTCAGCTCGGAGTGGACTGGCTCTAGTACACATCCCAGTGCCACAGTGAAGAGCACAGAGGTCTTGTTGGGCCATGACGAAGGTGAACTAAACATGGTCCCATTTTGTTCCTCTTCCCCTCTACTCACCTGCCATCCATTCCATTATATGTGTGCCTGGGATTGCTGCTTTCTGGGGAGGGAAACCcagggtttatttttcctcacatGGAAATGACACCCCTTCAGAGTCTCTCCATCTCAAAGTGAAGCTGCAGTGTGAGCCGTGAATGCAGCTTTGGAGTCAGTGAAACCATGGTCCCTTCTTAAATCAGGGTTCTTGGTCTACTGGCCTGGCTTAGAGCAGAAGCAAAAGGAGCAGCTAGTTAAGAGAAGCGTAAGTTAATTTGTTCTTCGTGCCAGAGAATCAGTGTCAAGAACAGTATGCAAGGCTAAAGATTGTTGCTGGAGGTAAGTCAGTTGTTAACACAATGGGGGAAAAATCCATGTCTATACCAAGGATAGCAGTAGAAAATCTTTAATTCTCCAGTAGGCAAAGTAGATCAGTTTTACTCCAGTATACACAGGTGACTTCAGGCAGTATTGGGTCATGTCTGATCTCCAGTTGCTTTGTGGCTACACCCAGTTAACATTGTGTCAGCTGAAGGCTaacaaggagggaaaaaaaggtttaCTGTTACTGTGTTTCTATACTCCCTTTTTCTATGGTGTGGACACATCAGTAAGTATTACGTTCTCAGTGGGGGTTACATAAAAGTGAAATGGCTTTTGAGGAATCAAGGCATCATCTATTTCAGTGACTAACAGGAATGACGATTTCTACTCCAAGGCTAAATAGATCACCTTTTATCTCGCAACATTTGACTAACTCAGTCTTGGGACGCAGgagctgaagttaaaaatagTACTGAATCCTCTAAAGGTTTGTGTCTCAGGAAGATGGAGGTGTGTACTTGAAATTGTTCACTGGGTCGTTTCAATAAGAGCAGAGTTGTTCAGAATTAACAGGATAATATAGTCTAATGCTGCAACAGCACCAGAAAGAGATCAGTGCTAGTAATTGAAGATTGTTTATATCAGCATGTCTTGCCTGAAGCTCAGGAAGACAGAAAATCACAGGAGTAGCCTTACTATAGCTGGGTGCCTATAGCTGTACTTAGAGCACTCCTGGATGGGTTAATGCATGGGCAGCTTCCTTTTCAGTCATATACATCTACCCCTGGTGGAAGTGTAAAATCTCAGAACAcctatgaggggaaaaaaaaagaagggaaataagCTTGATCATCAGTGAAAAGATAGGCATTATGAAACAGCCCTCCCCACTTGCTGCCTCTAAGATTGCAGTTGATTTGGCTTAAGAGGTCTGTGCACAAAGGGAGTCTGTAGGATTCCTTCATTAAGTAAGGATAACTCTCTACTTTGGTGAGAAATGAGTTTTAATCATGTGGCACTGTGCAAAGTGTCTTAGAAAATGGAGGTGTATACCTGAAATTGCTCAGACTAAAATGAGAGGCTTTCcttaaattttttttagttGAAAGGGGTGCACATGTAAAACtatataaaatcagaaaaagagaagtaaagCAAATTATTCAAGTCAAGGCCTCTTGTAGCTGGATACTTGCTGTTCTGCCAGGGTGCTTTTACATCTGCTCATGTGGAAATATCCCTGTAACACTCAGGCGTCAGTCCAGTTCTGATTCTGAATCTTCTGGCTTCTCTTCCTGTAAGATACAGTATTTAAccttaattacatttttttatatgCTATTAATAATGTATTGTACTTTACACAGTGATATTTTCTCAGCCTCAAATAGTGTTTGTGTTTGTCAAATCACTTTTCGAAGACCATAACTGAAGTGGATGGTTGATTCTCTGGCTCTAACTGTGGCAATCTTAGGAGGAAAATCAAGCCATTGTAAAGAGGTTTTACTTTAATACCAAGAGATGATACAGCCACTTACAGGTTTCAGACCACTTGGTTCTAAGTCTGATTCAGCAAAGGCCTTTAAGCATGAGACACACTTTAAACCACGGGGGTCATCAGGTTGACTGCAGCATGACTGCTGGTCAGCTGCTTGGGTATGTTGCTGAGACACAGGTTTCAAGCTTAATCCTGACTTACAGAGCATAGTAATATTCTATCTGAGTAGCAATGGCAGAACACTCCAGAATGGGAACCTTGCTCGTCATCCTTCTGCCATGGCATGAGTAAAGACTGCTCTTCATACTACTATATTGATCCTAAGAGCCCGTAAGCTGAGTGAAGTCTTTTAGAAATTCAGATGAACAGTTATATTGCACTCATTGGTTTCTTTGACACAATTGGTGACGAGGAGCCTGGAAGCTAGTGgggaaacagaacagaaaggaaaatggagagCCCTTGTGTTAAATCTGTGATTTTTCACACACGAAGTTCAGATGTCAGGCAGCCTAAGGGAGAAATTGTTTATAAACCCACTCAGTGTGGGAATCTTGGCAGAATTCTTGCAAATCCGTTAGTCGTCAGCTATACACAAGGCTTATTAAGACTATGGAAGTGGCTCAAGATTTTACCAAATCCAGGATCCATGTTTTAAATTGACTTGCTGGCATTTAGTGGTCAGTATTGCCAAGGTCAGTGGAAAGAAATTAATGCCTCATACCTTCCTCCACCTCAATTGAATGTCTTGTACTGGATTAAACAGCACATTTGTCAGAAAAATATCAATGTACTTTGAACTCATTGATGCATTGGTGTTGTCAGAGCCATCTATCATTCAAATAGCATCTCCATTTGCAATGAATATTTGACCCAGTCATTTTTGGGAGAGGTATACCTGTAAAACACTTTCAGCTCTCATCTTACAGCATAAAtgtgcttctttggggaagacaggttgtttggtttggtttttgggtttttgtttatttgtttgttttttcctcaaaggaaaattaagttCCGCAATGACAAAAAATGGGCTGGATACTAGCAGTCCTTTGATAGACTTAACTCCAAAATGTTTAGAGCTGAAAGTGTTATGCAGAAGTAGTCCTGTTGAACTGTGTGCTTGGTGTTTACTGTTGGTGTTGATGTCACCTCCTTTTTCCATCCCCAAGAAGAACCAGTAGAGAGTCCGATGGCTGTGGAAGTGAGACCTGCTGCTCTTCCTGGGAAGCAACTGGGGAAAGAGCACGGGCACATTGAGCCTTTGGATCAGGCAAAGGGCCCCTGTGAGGGTCAGTCTGATTCTGGTTTGGAGGCCAAAGTGTGTCATGAAGACAAAGTGCCGAGTGTGGCATCCAGCAGGGAGAGAGTAACTGTTGTGGCAGAAACGCCCCTGAAAGACACGTCCCCTTCCTCGGCCAAGGAAGGTGTGTCCTCCTTGGGTTTGCATGTGTTTGCTGCCGGTGaatccttctccagctttctccAGTGCTTTCCAAGGCTGCTTCATTGGCTGTTCTTCTCATTGATGAGTATGACTGCTCTTGTTATTATGCTTGAAGAGTGTGTAGCAGATAATATGATTGCATAGGTGCTGTATGACAACATGGTTTCCCACCATTGCGGCTGATTcctgatttttttactttgccATGATGAATATGCTTTGCAGCTAAGCTGATTCCTCTGTGTAAGCCTTTTTCCCCCATCTCCGATGTGTTTGCCAGTCACATTGCTAatctatgtatatttttttctttttggtgcaGAGattcatctgcttttctttcaaaaagtaGATTTATTGACTTTGGCTATGACATAAAGAGGCTTAAACTGTAGAAACGTTTTAATTTGCAGTGTGCAGggttgctgtgttttgggtttttgttttttggttgtgttttttgggggtgggggtttttttgggttgtttttttttttggtgtatttgCTTCAATGCATCTGGTTTAGCTTCCCTAAAGCTATTGCTTCTTATGTCATATCCTTGCCATTCATTGCAGTCCACCCCTCCTCTCCTCAATCATTACCAGAACTctgattttttgtgtgtcttaCCTTATTACAAATGTTTAACCCTGCTGGAGTGCCCTTCTTAGGCAAAACCTCCATCAATTCCACTGGGACACTTGCCTTGACAGTAAAGTTTAGGATTGGGTGCATAGAGTGAAGTTCTGATCTGGTTGctgaacaaaatatttactgcaatcaatttttttttttttcagtatgtaaGAACTAGGCttcaaaattttccttttaatggtATTTCTTTTCAGCCAATACAACAAGGTATAAAGACAGATTTTGTGGAGTAGTGCGGTACCCATTCACTACCTGGCTAAGAAATGCTACATTTGAGAGGCTGGTGTTCTGGCTAGCCCAGCTGAAGAGTATTAAATGCCTTTGGCAGTCAGAATATGTTTCGATGACATTGGTGTTGTTCATTTGCACTACAGTAAGAAGCACAATAGGATACATAAAGAAAGTCAGTATCTAGCTGTTTAATTTCTATGAAAACAGGATGGTATCAACTCAATGGCCATGTTTTTATGCTTCATAGGGTTTGCAAGTAAATCATCACATGCAAAAACATAGAGGAGCAAAATTATTGTAGTTGTAGAGCTCTGTTTTTTCTACCTGCAGAGTTCGGAATGGCAGTTGCTTTTTTGACTAAATGTTAACATATGCGAATATTTTAAGAATGACAAATACTTTAATACTAATTGTTCTAAAGACTTCTGATTCATTGGAGCAAAAAGATGACTCCACAGACTTTAAATCAGGTATGGGGAGATTCGGAGTTGGTCCAATGCTTATTGTAACGAGCTttagaaaaaacacataaaactatttttacaAATTATGGGAGAAAGTTCTGCCACATTCTGGAGTATTTGTCTCCATATTTTCCGTGATAGGAAGATTTCTGTATGATaggaataattattttccatgggatattaaaaaagaacatGCTATTAATGGTTAACAGAGCATGTATAAAAAACCACTTAACTAGGTATTACTCCCTAAAAATATGGTGACATACCATAAGACTagcatttttacttttaaattaacttAATTAGGGCCCGATGTACAGTCACTGAAACATGCCAAGTACTCTTTGACCTCAGTTACAGCTGAAGGTGGCTGGTCATTTTGAAGACCACACCTTTAGGATCTGGGACTATTATTACCATAGTTCTGTTCCTGATTTACACATACTGGTTTCATGATGGCAGTGAAATTTTTGTCATTTGCCAAAGAGTGAATGTCAAAAGTTGGTATAATTAAAAAACCAGCCTCTTCTGACACGAAACGTTTTGTATGCATCATTTATTTAGTTTAGGCTGCttgtagaagaaaaatgtaaaaaaagttGTAGAAATGTATAAGTATGCATGTTTTAAATGTCAGCAACACACAAAGTTACTATTGATTTGACTTATTCTTGCAAACTTTACTAACTCAGAACTAACAAACTACAGAGTCCAGCAAAGCATACCAACGAAGTGAGAATTGCTTGTGATTTTACTGTCACGTACAAACCATGAAGATAAAAAATTCACATGAAATCATCTCATTTCAGTGGTCACAACTCACATTTTCACTATAAAACCTCATATATTGAAAGGAAACTAGGGTTTAACACTTTAAAGCAGATTTCTAGGTGGTTTGCCTTGTTGCATGTTTGCATCTGCCTCCCTCTCCTTTCCATCATTCATACCAGGGTGTTGTTGTAAGCCACATCACTGTCTGCCTGTGTAAGTGCTTTAATAATTTTGttataaaacccaaacaaactacTTCAGATTTACTTGCAGCCACGAAGATGGATTTCCGTGTCCAGGAGGGTGCACACCTTTTCACAGCAGAACCATTAGACACAAAGCAACAAGAATCTGGGAAAGACAGTAAGACTGGTGAGCAACCTCAGCATGATGCCTTAGTTCCACAGCCggcaaaaacagaggctttagATAAAAAGGATTCGCAGagtaaagacaaagaaaaaatgccTTCATCTCTATCAGAACAGATCTTGGAAACTGATTcacaaaagaaaggggaactcAGTTTTGCAGAACTTGCTGCCAAACCTCCCTCTTCTCAAACACAAAAGGACTTGTCGTCTGAACTGCCTAAAGggagcaaaacagaagaaaggacTGCAGATGTGCCCTCATCATCCAGCCAGGTCATATCTATGAAATTTAAAGACGACCTTAAAGATGTCCAAGATTTTGCCATCAGCCATGGTGACAGTTCTCTGTTGCCATCTGAACCCAAGTCAGAAGGATCCAAAAGTGAGCTTCCTTCAGGCCCAtctcctgctgtcccccaggagCTTCCATTCAAAGACagttccaaaacaaaacaggaaccCCCTGACCAACTGTTTGCCGAAGATCTTACTAAAGATGAGCAGTTGTACAGAGACAGGACACTAGCTCTGCAAGAATTCTCAGCAGTACCTGTAGATGGCCTGAAAACGCCAAGCACCCAGAAAATAGCTGCATGGGGGGAGGAAAAGGACATGACCAAGGATGAGAGTGATGAGGAAGAAAGGTATGACTTCTATGATAAAGGGGAGGCTCGAATATTAGATGATGGTAAATTTACCACAAAACCTGAAGTGAAGACACTTTCCCTAGACAAAGCAGACTTTGAAAAGGATGGTGAAGCTAAGAAGTCACCTGATAtcctcaaaacagaaaaagaaatggatcAAAGTGGGCTCTCAGCAACAGTAGACAAGAAAAAGGAGGTCCAGCCAAGCACACAGATACCCCCAGCCACATTAAGCCATGAACACACCCTTGAAAAAACAGTAGAGCACCCTGATACCACTCAGTTATCCAGAGTTACAGAGAAAGCCCCTGATGCACCAAGTTTAACCACTGATAAGACTCATACTCTAGAACCTTCTAAAgagaaagatgttaaaaaagACACCAAGGAGGATAAGACAAGTGTTTCAGCTCCTCATGAAGTGAAAGAAGAGGAGGATCGATCAGGAATGTCGAAGTATTTTGAAACCTCTGCTCTGAAAGAGGAAGCCTTCAAAGCAGATGCTCTGAAACAAGGCAGTGATTACTATGAGCTTAGTGACACTAAAGAGAGTATGTATGAGCCTTATCAGACAGATCGTCTAATACCTGAAgacaaagaggaggaggaggaggaagaattaCAGACAGAATTGGATCAGCAGCAGAGTATACCTGCTCATGAAATAGGGTACAGTACTCTGGCCCAGAGCTTTGCACCAGACAAATCTGAAGAACCAAGCTCCCCAACAGAAAGAATGTTCACTATTGACCCCAAAGTCTATGGGGATAAGAGAGAGCTccacagtaaaaataaagatgacCTAACTCTGAGCAGGAGCTTGGGACTTGGGGGGAGATCTGCTATTGAACAGAGAAGTATGTCTATTAACCTGCCCATGTCTTGCCTGGATTCAATAGCTCTAGGGTTTAGCTTTGGTCGTGCACATGATCTTTCTCCCCTCGCTTCAGATATTCTGACTAACACTAGTGGAAGTATGGATGAAGGTGATGACTACTTGCCAGCAACCACACCAGCATTGGAGAAGGCTCCCTGCTTCCCCATTGATAGCAGAGAGGAAGATGAGCacattgaagaagaaaaagcaatggTAGAAGAAAAAGTTCAGCCTGAGACCTTGACCGAATCACCTTTCCTGGCCAAAGATTATTACAAAAATGGGTCTGTCCTGGCTCCTGACCTGCCTGAAATGTTAGACTTAGCAGGGACGAGATCTAGATTAGCCTCTGTGAGTGCAGATGCTGAGATGGCACAAAAGAAGTCAGTTCCTTCTGATACTGTTGTGGaagacagcagcacagctctgccacaTGTGACAGATGAAAACCACGTAACTCTAAAAGCGGAAAGCCAGCTAGAAGACTTGGGCTACTGTGTTTTCAATAAGTACACAGTCCCACTCCCTTCTCCGGTTCAGGACAGTGAGAATTTAACCAGTGAAACCTGTCCATTTTATGAAGGCACAGATGAAAAACTGAGACGTGGCCTTGCTCCTGACTTGTCTTTAATAGAAGTGaagctggcagcagctggaaaatCGAAAGAAGAATTACTGAGTGAAAAAGACTTAGGTCAGCACGGCACTGGTGAGTCTGTTCTGGCCAGGGACTAtgagcaggagaaaaaagaaaagctggatACTGTGCTAGAAAAAAGTGAAGATCAAGTTGACTCTAAAGaggtctattccattaaaggtGCAGAGCCTGAGAAGACAAGACCTGAGGCAATcttagaaatgaaagaagagagtgTGGCTGACAAAGTTCATGTAACTGATGATACAATGTATGACAGAATATCAGCATCAGCAGTAGCCATAGAAAGAGGTGCTGTTTCTTTGTTgatggagaaggaggagaagactCTTAGTGTTGTTCCTGAAATAGCTGAGATAGAAGCTCCGATAAAACCAGATTACAATGCTATAAAGCACGATATGGAAGTGGCTGCAAGGAGAGCTGACCAAGAATATCAGAGTCAGTTAGATTCTAAGATCAGTGAGGttgtttctcttccttcagGGAAGGACAAAGCCTCTGTTAAAAGAGCGGAGCCTGAAACCAAAGACACTCAACAGAAAGATCAGACTGTCTTGTCCAGAGAAGCAAAGGATGCAGATGTACTTTCCAAGACTGAGCCTAGTTATGTGAAGGACAGCACCAAACtgtctgaaacagaaattaaggaaaaagtaaCTAAACCCGATCTGGTGCATCAAGAGGCAGTTGATAAAGAGGAATCTTATGAATCTAGTGGAGAGCATGATCAAGCCCAAGAAGGCTTGAATGGAGAATCTTTGAAACCAGAGGATATCAAAGCAGAACCTCCAAAACCACCTGTGTCTGGGGAAGAGATGCCTGCACAGTTACCAGCAAAGGAGCCTTCTGAAGAGCTTCTTCCGAAAGCCGAGCCTCTCCAGGAAGAGCCTGCTGAGATTCAGATGGAGAGCATACCACAGCCTGCAGAAGGAACTGAAAGGATTCCTGATACAGCTGTGAAACCTGTGGAAATCCAAAAGCTGCCGCCATGTGAAGTGACAGCTGGGGCCACAAAAGGGGAAgaacatgaggaagaagaggtAGAAGTagggcaagaagaaaaagaagaggataAACAGCATCTTGTATCAGAAATACCCCCAGAAATAGACTTT of Columba livia isolate bColLiv1 breed racing homer chromosome 7, bColLiv1.pat.W.v2, whole genome shotgun sequence contains these proteins:
- the MAP2 gene encoding microtubule-associated protein 2 isoform X5, which produces MAEDRKEEAKAPHWTSGQLTEASSHPHSPEIKEQGGAGAGLVRSANGFPYREDEEPGLGGHEQPGTYTCTKENGINGELSAGDRETAEEVSARIVQVVTAEAVAVLKGEQEKEAQHKDQPGPLPLVEESANLPPSPPPSPASEQTGALEEATKMDFRVQEGAHLFTAEPLDTKQQESGKDSKTGEQPQHDALVPQPAKTEALDKKDSQSKDKEKMPSSLSEQILETDSQKKGELSFAELAAKPPSSQTQKDLSSELPKGSKTEERTADVPSSSSQVISMKFKDDLKDVQDFAISHGDSSLLPSEPKSEGSKSELPSGPSPAVPQELPFKDSSKTKQEPPDQLFAEDLTKDEQLYRDRTLALQEFSAVPVDGLKTPSTQKIAAWGEEKDMTKDESDEEERYDFYDKGEARILDDGKFTTKPEVKTLSLDKADFEKDGEAKKSPDILKTEKEMDQSGLSATVDKKKEVQPSTQIPPATLSHEHTLEKTVEHPDTTQLSRVTEKAPDAPSLTTDKTHTLEPSKEKDVKKDTKEDKTSVSAPHEVKEEEDRSGMSKYFETSALKEEAFKADALKQGSDYYELSDTKESMYEPYQTDRLIPEDKEEEEEEELQTELDQQQSIPAHEIGYSTLAQSFAPDKSEEPSSPTERMFTIDPKVYGDKRELHSKNKDDLTLSRSLGLGGRSAIEQRSMSINLPMSCLDSIALGFSFGRAHDLSPLASDILTNTSGSMDEGDDYLPATTPALEKAPCFPIDSREEDEHIEEEKAMVEEKVQPETLTESPFLAKDYYKNGSVLAPDLPEMLDLAGTRSRLASVSADAEMAQKKSVPSDTVVEDSSTALPHVTDENHVTLKAESQLEDLGYCVFNKYTVPLPSPVQDSENLTSETCPFYEGTDEKLRRGLAPDLSLIEVKLAAAGKSKEELLSEKDLGQHGTGESVLARDYEQEKKEKLDTVLEKSEDQVDSKEVYSIKGAEPEKTRPEAILEMKEESVADKVHVTDDTMYDRISASAVAIERGAVSLLMEKEEKTLSVVPEIAEIEAPIKPDYNAIKHDMEVAARRADQEYQSQLDSKISEVVSLPSGKDKASVKRAEPETKDTQQKDQTVLSREAKDADVLSKTEPSYVKDSTKLSETEIKEKVTKPDLVHQEAVDKEESYESSGEHDQAQEGLNGESLKPEDIKAEPPKPPVSGEEMPAQLPAKEPSEELLPKAEPLQEEPAEIQMESIPQPAEGTERIPDTAVKPVEIQKLPPCEVTAGATKGEEHEEEEVEVGQEEKEEDKQHLVSEIPPEIDFGKPTADEMLAKGSPEALPELKGIIESVVTVEDDFITVVQTTVDEGESATHSVRFAATQQEDIETGDSQAEEEPEVEEVADIEVEPKEGSPEAPASPQREEILLTDYKTETCDDYKDETTIDDSIMDTDSLWADTQDDDRSIMTEQLETVPKEEKAERELRRSSLDKHKKEKPFKTGRGRISTPERKIAKKEPSTLSRDEVRRKKAVYKKTELAKKTEVQAHSPSRKIILKPAIKYTRPTHLSCVKRKQTAAGGETNQAPGVFKQAKEKLSTASLSKIPASKSRAKSLLPPRPSSACSLTTKRATFLDTDSYYVRPSSAGPRDCLPYSKSDAKDGVSKSPEKRSSLPRPSSILPPRRGVSGDRDREENSLSLTASLSSSVRRTTRSEPIRSRTGKSGTSTPTTPGSTAITPGTPPSYASRTPGTPGTPSYSRTPHTPGTPKSAILVPTEKKVAIIRTPPKSPATPKQLRVINQPLPDLKNVRSKIGSTDNIKYQPKGGQVRILNKKIDFSDVQSRCGSRDNIKHSAGGGNVQIVTKKIDLSHVTSKCGSLKNIHHKPGGGRVKIESVKLDFKEKAQAKVGSLENAHHVPGGGNVKIDSQKLNFREHAKARVDHGAEIITQSPGRSSVASPRRLSNVSSSGSINLLESPQLATLAEDVTAALAKQGL